A genomic segment from Pseudoduganella chitinolytica encodes:
- the rimI gene encoding ribosomal protein S18-alanine N-acetyltransferase gives MKRAPHWDLARLVYEPMQVADLADVVAVEQSVYPHPWTRTNFADSLKNGYQAWVLRNPARELLGYFLVMGVVDEAHLLNVAVAAPWQGQGLGRFLLNQAAACARGLGMESMLLEVRPSNVRALEIYRRYGFTEIGRRKGYYPAANGTREDAIVMRIGL, from the coding sequence ATGAAGCGGGCGCCGCACTGGGACCTGGCGCGGCTGGTGTACGAGCCGATGCAGGTGGCCGACCTGGCGGACGTCGTCGCCGTCGAGCAGAGCGTCTATCCGCATCCGTGGACGCGCACCAATTTCGCCGACTCGCTGAAGAACGGCTACCAGGCCTGGGTGCTGCGCAACCCGGCCCGCGAGCTGCTGGGCTATTTCCTCGTCATGGGCGTCGTCGACGAGGCGCACCTGCTGAACGTGGCCGTGGCCGCGCCGTGGCAGGGCCAGGGACTGGGTCGCTTCCTGCTGAACCAGGCCGCGGCCTGCGCGCGCGGCCTGGGCATGGAATCGATGCTGCTGGAAGTGCGGCCGTCGAACGTGCGCGCGCTGGAGATCTACCGCCGCTACGGCTTCACGGAGATCGGCCGCCGCAAGGGCTACTATCCAGCGGCCAACGGCACGCGCGAGGATGCCATCGTGATGCGGATCGGGCTGTGA
- a CDS encoding PilZ domain-containing protein — translation MSVEQRQSARKIMRTRAMVVMDGGQPKPARTYDISLGGVSVTTEYKLNPGQAGQVVFEMLVEGKPQLITVRGKVVHCIFSGDEFKVGFMFQPLAPEALAAITRFMK, via the coding sequence GTGTCAGTCGAACAAAGACAGAGTGCCCGCAAGATCATGCGTACCCGCGCGATGGTCGTCATGGACGGCGGCCAGCCAAAGCCGGCGCGCACCTACGACATCAGCCTGGGCGGCGTATCCGTCACGACGGAGTACAAGCTCAATCCGGGCCAGGCCGGCCAGGTCGTGTTCGAGATGCTGGTCGAGGGCAAGCCGCAGTTGATCACGGTGCGCGGCAAGGTCGTGCACTGCATCTTCAGCGGCGACGAGTTCAAGGTCGGCTTCATGTTCCAGCCGCTGGCGCCGGAGGCGCTGGCCGCGATCACCCGCTTCATGAAATAA
- a CDS encoding DUF1853 family protein codes for MPAGADATVFTAYQAQFARRWGHLTRPHVRALAWLLDSPDLLDPAAPGWQGRIAVPGPADAATAAWLAQLEADPAPLDAALGGRHYSRLGLYAEKLMAFYFAQRGDLVAHGLQVRAANNGTVGEFDFLLDARPGLRHIEFATKFYLLDSVTPGDDFDQLVGPNLADTLGRKLRKIFGQQLELGRHPAAQALLAQPVVAAQALVKGWLFYPEGTAPPLPGIGAAHCRARWHTLGRLGGLAQAPGELHIVMPRLHWLAPLMVPARPTDDDTVPSTPPAMPLGDLIPLLERKFAVDRSPVMVAAVRQEGHWLIEETRAFVVPDDWPQRAAERRAARAAP; via the coding sequence ATGCCGGCCGGCGCTGACGCCACCGTCTTTACCGCCTACCAGGCGCAGTTCGCGCGCCGCTGGGGACACCTGACGCGTCCGCACGTGCGCGCGCTCGCCTGGCTGCTCGATTCACCCGACCTGCTGGACCCGGCGGCGCCCGGCTGGCAGGGGCGCATCGCCGTGCCCGGGCCCGCGGATGCGGCCACCGCCGCCTGGCTGGCGCAACTGGAGGCGGACCCGGCCCCGCTCGACGCGGCGCTGGGCGGGCGCCACTACTCGCGCCTGGGGCTGTATGCGGAAAAGCTGATGGCGTTTTATTTCGCCCAGCGTGGCGACCTGGTCGCGCATGGCCTGCAAGTACGCGCCGCCAACAATGGCACCGTGGGCGAGTTCGACTTCCTGCTCGACGCCAGGCCGGGCCTGCGCCACATCGAATTCGCCACCAAGTTCTATCTGCTCGACAGCGTAACGCCCGGCGACGACTTCGACCAGCTGGTGGGGCCGAACCTGGCCGACACGCTGGGCCGCAAGCTGCGCAAGATCTTCGGCCAGCAGCTGGAACTGGGGCGCCATCCGGCCGCGCAGGCACTGCTGGCGCAACCGGTGGTGGCCGCGCAGGCGCTGGTCAAGGGCTGGCTGTTCTACCCGGAAGGGACGGCGCCGCCGCTGCCCGGCATCGGTGCCGCGCACTGCCGCGCGCGCTGGCATACGCTGGGCCGGCTGGGCGGGTTGGCCCAGGCGCCCGGCGAGCTGCACATCGTCATGCCACGCCTGCACTGGCTGGCGCCGCTGATGGTGCCGGCCCGGCCGACGGACGACGACACGGTGCCGTCCACGCCGCCGGCAATGCCGTTGGGTGACCTGATACCACTGCTGGAACGCAAATTCGCCGTGGACCGTTCACCCGTGATGGTGGCGGCGGTGCGGCAGGAAGGCCACTGGCTGATCGAGGAGACGCGGGCGTTTGTCGTGCCGGACGACTGGCCGCAGCGGGCCGCGGAGAGAAGGGCGGCGCGGGCCGCCCCCTGA
- the alr gene encoding alanine racemase yields MPRPITATVHIASMQHNLARARACAPGSKAWAVVKANAYGHGLERALRGFAAADGLALIEFDNAVRLREMGWTKPVLLLEGWFDAADLDTMARHDLNGAAHCMEQIALLEAFCAATPPLRPLNVHLKMNTGMNRLGFKPEQFAAAFARLRAIAHVGEITLMTHFANADEAHHPCLPLHEQLRRFEQGTAGLPGPRSVANSAGVFQMPGMPGALVSDWIRPGIMLYGGTPGGRTAAEYDLRPAMTLSSTLIGVQDIAAGEFVGYGSRFEAEGAMRIGVVACGYADGYPRHAPTGTPILVDGVRTRTVGRVSMDMLAVDLTPVPQAAVGSRVVLWGAGLPIDDVATAAGTIGYELMCAVAPRVQVVED; encoded by the coding sequence ATGCCGAGGCCCATCACCGCTACCGTTCATATCGCATCGATGCAGCACAACCTGGCCCGCGCGCGCGCCTGCGCGCCCGGTTCGAAGGCATGGGCTGTCGTCAAGGCCAATGCCTACGGCCATGGCCTTGAGCGGGCGTTGCGCGGCTTTGCCGCCGCCGACGGGCTGGCGCTGATCGAATTCGACAACGCGGTGCGCCTGCGCGAGATGGGCTGGACGAAGCCCGTGCTGCTGCTGGAAGGCTGGTTCGACGCGGCCGACCTGGACACGATGGCACGCCACGACCTGAACGGCGCAGCGCACTGCATGGAGCAGATCGCGCTGCTGGAAGCCTTTTGCGCGGCCACGCCGCCGCTGCGGCCGCTCAACGTGCACTTGAAGATGAACACGGGGATGAACCGCCTGGGCTTCAAGCCGGAGCAGTTCGCCGCCGCATTCGCGCGCCTGCGCGCCATCGCGCACGTGGGCGAGATCACGTTGATGACGCACTTCGCCAATGCCGACGAGGCGCACCATCCCTGCCTGCCGCTGCACGAGCAGCTGCGCCGTTTCGAGCAGGGCACGGCCGGCTTGCCGGGACCGCGCAGCGTGGCCAATTCCGCCGGCGTGTTCCAGATGCCCGGCATGCCGGGTGCGCTGGTGTCGGACTGGATCCGGCCCGGCATCATGCTGTATGGCGGTACACCGGGCGGGCGCACGGCCGCCGAGTACGACCTGCGTCCGGCGATGACGCTGTCTTCCACGCTGATCGGCGTGCAGGACATCGCGGCGGGCGAATTCGTCGGCTACGGCAGCCGCTTCGAGGCCGAGGGCGCGATGCGCATCGGCGTCGTCGCGTGCGGCTATGCGGACGGCTATCCGCGCCACGCCCCGACCGGCACGCCGATCCTCGTGGACGGGGTGCGCACGCGCACGGTGGGCCGCGTGTCGATGGACATGCTGGCCGTCGACCTGACGCCGGTGCCGCAGGCGGCGGTCGGCAGCCGCGTCGTGCTGTGGGGCGCGGGCCTGCCGATTGACGATGTGGCAACGGCGGCGGGCACCATCGGCTACGAGTTGATGTGCGCGGTGGCGCCGCGCGTGCAGGTGGTTGAGGATTGA
- the fliD gene encoding flagellar filament capping protein FliD, with product MNTNASNILSSLYGKPTPGTGTTLSPTVAARVQQALQGQKGTIDKLNAGLTQDQTKLSGLGQLQSALASFGALAEGIGGAGLATSATSSAKGVLTAATGAGAKAGTYQVDVRQLAQNQVLNSATQPLADSKIGSGAAATVRIELGTVTADGFKATAGASKMLTVDSSNNTLEGIAKALKEAGVDAAVVKGEGGYSLQVKGKDGAAQAIRIGVVGDAALKAAIGFDPAAPGATGMKQAQAAQDALLTVDGKEVSSASNTVGTAIAGATLTLTAAGKTDVTVSHDTSQIGKNVAAFVQGYNDLSARLATLQRGALKGDSTLGNISSQLSQMVKMGSGLAEAGVSLDSKGQLVLDEKKLKAAIAADPAAVTKLFTNEGRGLADKLDKKIDAFSADGGALARTRSQVTRDLDNLADRKEKLARSLTVQAQALAQLYTMQEQSGGTGSLLDLLG from the coding sequence ATGAATACCAACGCCAGCAATATCCTTTCTTCCCTGTACGGCAAGCCCACGCCCGGTACGGGCACCACGTTGTCGCCGACGGTGGCCGCGCGCGTCCAGCAGGCGCTGCAGGGGCAGAAGGGCACGATCGACAAGCTCAACGCGGGACTGACGCAGGACCAGACCAAACTGTCCGGGCTGGGCCAGCTGCAGAGTGCACTGGCCTCGTTCGGTGCACTGGCAGAGGGCATCGGCGGTGCGGGGCTGGCAACGTCGGCGACGTCATCGGCCAAGGGCGTGCTGACGGCCGCCACAGGCGCAGGTGCCAAGGCCGGCACATACCAGGTCGACGTGCGCCAGCTGGCACAGAACCAGGTCCTGAACAGCGCCACGCAGCCGCTGGCGGACAGCAAGATCGGCAGCGGCGCGGCGGCGACCGTTCGTATCGAGCTGGGCACGGTCACGGCGGATGGCTTCAAGGCCACGGCGGGTGCGTCGAAGATGCTGACCGTCGACAGCAGCAACAACACGCTGGAGGGCATCGCCAAGGCACTCAAGGAAGCGGGCGTGGACGCGGCGGTGGTCAAGGGCGAGGGCGGCTACTCGTTGCAGGTAAAGGGCAAGGACGGCGCCGCGCAGGCCATCCGCATCGGTGTCGTGGGCGATGCCGCGCTGAAGGCTGCCATCGGTTTCGATCCGGCCGCGCCGGGCGCCACCGGTATGAAGCAGGCGCAGGCCGCCCAGGATGCGTTGCTGACGGTGGACGGCAAGGAAGTGAGCAGCGCCAGCAATACGGTCGGCACCGCGATTGCCGGCGCCACGCTGACGCTGACCGCGGCCGGCAAGACCGATGTGACGGTCAGCCACGATACGAGCCAGATCGGCAAGAACGTCGCCGCGTTCGTGCAGGGCTACAACGACCTGAGCGCCCGGCTGGCTACGCTGCAGCGGGGCGCGCTGAAAGGCGATAGCACGCTGGGCAATATCAGCAGCCAGCTGAGCCAGATGGTCAAGATGGGCAGCGGCCTGGCCGAAGCGGGCGTCAGCCTGGACAGCAAGGGCCAGCTGGTGCTGGACGAGAAGAAGCTGAAGGCGGCCATCGCCGCCGATCCCGCCGCCGTCACGAAGCTGTTTACGAACGAGGGCCGCGGCCTGGCCGACAAGCTGGACAAGAAGATCGACGCGTTCTCCGCCGACGGCGGCGCGCTTGCCCGTACCCGCTCCCAAGTGACGCGCGACCTGGACAACCTGGCGGACCGCAAGGAGAAGCTCGCCAGGTCGCTGACGGTGCAGGCGCAAGCGCTGGCGCAGCTGTACACGATGCAGGAGCAGTCTGGCGGGACGGGGTCGTTGCTGGACTTGTTGGGGTGA
- the radA gene encoding DNA repair protein RadA — MAKAKTNYTCSECGGTSTKWTGQCPACRQWNTMVETVVETAGVNRFSQGQHQALAQTAPVLSLHEIEALDVPRFGTGIDEFDRVLGGGLVAGGVVLIGGDPGIGKSTLLLQALAEMSRLRSVLYVSGEESGAQIALRAKRLAIDAKDFKLQAEIQLEKILGTLADVKPQVAVIDSIQTLYSDALTSAPGSVAQVRECAAQLTRVAKQTGVTIILVGHVTKEGALAGPRVLEHIVDTVLYFEGDSHSSFRLVRAIKNRFGAVNELGVFAMTEKGLKGVSNPSALFLSQHDNQVPGSCVMVTQEGTRPLLVEIQALVDASHLPNARRLSVGLEQNRLAMLLAVLHRHAGIAAFDQDVFINAVGGVKITEPAADLAVLLAINSSMRNKPLPRGFVVFGEVGLAGEIRPAPRGQERLREAAKLGFSIAMIPKANAPKQPIEGMTIIAVDRIDDAFNRLRELQ; from the coding sequence ATGGCAAAAGCAAAGACGAACTACACCTGCAGCGAATGCGGCGGTACCAGCACCAAATGGACGGGGCAGTGTCCCGCGTGCCGGCAGTGGAACACGATGGTGGAAACCGTCGTCGAGACGGCCGGCGTGAACCGCTTCTCGCAGGGGCAGCACCAGGCATTGGCGCAGACGGCGCCGGTGCTGTCGCTGCACGAGATCGAGGCGCTCGACGTGCCGCGCTTCGGCACGGGCATCGATGAATTCGACCGCGTGCTGGGCGGCGGCCTGGTGGCGGGCGGCGTCGTGCTGATCGGCGGCGACCCGGGCATCGGCAAGTCCACCTTGCTGCTGCAGGCGCTGGCCGAGATGTCGCGCCTGCGCAGCGTGCTGTACGTGTCGGGCGAGGAGTCCGGCGCGCAGATCGCGCTGCGCGCCAAGCGCCTGGCCATCGATGCCAAGGATTTCAAGCTGCAGGCCGAGATCCAGCTGGAGAAGATCCTCGGCACGCTGGCGGACGTCAAGCCGCAGGTGGCCGTGATCGACTCGATCCAGACGCTGTATTCGGACGCGCTGACGTCGGCCCCCGGCTCGGTGGCGCAGGTGCGCGAGTGCGCGGCCCAGCTGACGCGGGTGGCCAAGCAGACCGGCGTGACGATCATCCTGGTCGGCCACGTGACGAAGGAGGGCGCGCTGGCAGGTCCGCGCGTGCTGGAACACATCGTCGACACGGTGCTGTACTTCGAGGGCGACAGCCACTCCAGCTTCCGCCTGGTGCGCGCCATCAAGAACCGCTTCGGCGCCGTCAACGAGCTGGGTGTATTCGCGATGACGGAAAAGGGCCTGAAGGGCGTGTCGAATCCTTCCGCGCTGTTCCTGTCGCAGCACGACAACCAGGTGCCCGGTTCCTGCGTGATGGTGACGCAGGAAGGCACCCGGCCGCTGCTGGTGGAGATCCAGGCGCTGGTCGATGCCAGTCACCTGCCCAACGCACGCCGGCTGTCCGTGGGCCTGGAGCAGAACCGGCTGGCGATGCTGCTGGCCGTGCTGCACCGGCACGCCGGCATTGCCGCGTTCGACCAGGATGTGTTCATCAACGCGGTAGGCGGCGTCAAGATCACGGAGCCGGCCGCCGACCTGGCGGTCCTCCTGGCGATCAACTCGTCGATGCGCAACAAGCCGCTGCCGCGCGGTTTCGTCGTATTCGGCGAGGTAGGGTTGGCCGGCGAGATCCGGCCGGCGCCGCGGGGCCAGGAACGGCTGCGCGAAGCGGCCAAGCTGGGCTTCTCGATCGCGATGATCCCGAAGGCCAACGCGCCCAAGCAGCCGATCGAAGGCATGACCATCATCGCCGTGGACCGCATCGACGACGCGTTCAACCGCTTGCGCGAGCTGCAGTGA
- the tsaB gene encoding tRNA (adenosine(37)-N6)-threonylcarbamoyltransferase complex dimerization subunit type 1 TsaB has product MSASTVTLIAIETSSETASCALLRGGTVTWRESSGVRTHSQAVLPMIQELLAEAGIALADCDAIAYGAGPGSFTGVRTACGIAQGLGFGAGKPLVPVVTLDAMALACHEKHGAADVLPVLDARMNEVYWAQYRCDNGVPVATQAAVLSAPQDVRPEGTPAVCGNGIAAYAEAFGTAPFAAADTAILPHAVQIARLGAIALAAGQGVPAAEAQPLYLRNKVAYTKAERAAMNGTPA; this is encoded by the coding sequence ATGTCTGCCTCCACCGTTACCCTGATTGCAATTGAAACGTCGTCCGAAACCGCCTCCTGCGCGCTGCTGCGAGGCGGCACCGTCACGTGGCGCGAATCGTCCGGCGTGCGCACCCATTCGCAGGCCGTGCTGCCGATGATCCAGGAGCTGCTGGCCGAGGCGGGCATCGCGCTGGCCGACTGCGACGCCATCGCGTACGGCGCCGGGCCCGGCTCCTTCACGGGCGTGCGCACCGCCTGCGGCATCGCGCAAGGCCTGGGTTTCGGCGCCGGCAAGCCGCTGGTGCCCGTCGTCACGCTGGACGCGATGGCGCTGGCGTGCCATGAAAAACATGGCGCAGCGGACGTGCTGCCGGTGCTGGATGCGCGCATGAACGAAGTCTACTGGGCGCAATACCGCTGCGACAACGGCGTGCCCGTCGCCACGCAGGCGGCCGTGCTGTCGGCGCCACAGGACGTGCGGCCCGAGGGCACGCCGGCCGTGTGCGGCAATGGCATCGCCGCATATGCCGAGGCTTTCGGCACGGCGCCGTTCGCGGCTGCCGACACGGCCATCCTGCCGCACGCCGTGCAGATCGCTCGCCTGGGCGCCATTGCGCTGGCGGCAGGGCAGGGCGTGCCGGCCGCCGAGGCACAGCCGCTGTACTTGCGCAACAAGGTGGCGTACACGAAGGCGGAGCGCGCGGCCATGAACGGGACGCCGGCATGA
- a CDS encoding uracil-DNA glycosylase: MSELSSRSAVFLDAMGVGPQWLLRDRPASAPEMMEAAAPEAVHADAVEPAPAVEAPPASAVMPTAAPAADTAWFDNAPPAPSTAPALKQPAKKIEPARPQAPSAAAEDTAWFDAVPTQAARPAAPAAPTGARAATDEEIASMDWHELQSAVRRCTRCDLCETRRAAVPGRGDEAARWLVLGLAPTAGDEESGMALGDEPGQLLENMLRAVDLSSEAGAYVTTLVKCRAVDAAGADRTPTAAELAACRPYLQRELELTEAGLALTLGGVTAKALLGAAARGKVLRHGELPVVATFHPADLLRRPEDKARAWADLCLARSAHAGRR; the protein is encoded by the coding sequence GTGAGCGAGCTGTCGTCCCGCAGTGCCGTGTTCCTGGACGCGATGGGCGTCGGTCCGCAGTGGCTGTTGCGCGACCGGCCGGCAAGCGCGCCTGAGATGATGGAAGCCGCCGCGCCGGAAGCGGTGCATGCCGACGCTGTCGAGCCTGCGCCCGCCGTCGAAGCGCCGCCCGCGTCCGCTGTCATGCCGACCGCCGCGCCGGCTGCCGACACGGCATGGTTCGACAACGCCCCACCGGCACCGTCCACGGCGCCCGCACTGAAACAGCCGGCCAAGAAAATCGAACCGGCGCGACCGCAGGCACCGTCCGCCGCGGCCGAGGACACGGCCTGGTTCGACGCCGTGCCCACGCAAGCGGCCCGGCCTGCCGCCCCGGCGGCTCCCACCGGAGCGCGTGCCGCGACGGACGAGGAGATCGCGTCGATGGATTGGCACGAGCTGCAATCGGCTGTGCGGCGCTGCACCCGTTGCGACCTGTGCGAGACACGCCGCGCCGCGGTGCCGGGCCGTGGCGACGAGGCCGCGCGCTGGCTCGTGCTGGGCCTGGCCCCGACGGCGGGCGACGAGGAAAGCGGCATGGCGCTGGGCGACGAGCCGGGCCAGCTGCTGGAGAACATGCTGCGCGCCGTCGACCTGTCCAGCGAGGCAGGTGCCTACGTCACGACGCTGGTCAAGTGCCGAGCCGTCGATGCCGCAGGCGCCGACCGCACGCCGACCGCGGCCGAACTGGCGGCTTGCCGGCCCTACCTGCAACGCGAACTGGAGCTGACCGAGGCCGGCCTGGCGCTGACCTTGGGCGGCGTGACGGCCAAGGCGCTGCTGGGCGCCGCCGCGCGCGGCAAGGTGCTGCGCCATGGCGAGCTGCCGGTCGTCGCCACGTTCCATCCGGCCGACCTGCTGCGCCGCCCGGAAGACAAAGCCCGGGCCTGGGCCGACCTGTGCCTGGCCCGTTCCGCCCATGCCGGCCGGCGCTGA
- the lplT gene encoding lysophospholipid transporter LplT, whose translation MNRGFYTIMAAQFFSSLADNALLFVAIDLLTRMHSPAWITPLLKFLFVLFYVLLAAFVGAFADSLPKGRVMFIANMVKIFGCALLFVQIHPLAAYAIVGIGAAIYSPAKYGILTELLPPEKLVAANGWIEGLTISSIILGTVMGGALVSAKVGAMMLAFDFPLGDTGIDSAAEAALCVVAVLYVTAALFNLRIPLTGSVYPHQERNPARLIEDFANCCVILWKDKLGQISLAVTTLFWGTGATLQFIVLEWAKQYLHMTYEKATTMVGLVGVGVTVGAVLSAKFITLRKSLSVIPLGVAMGFMVMAMAFVHSTWIAYPMLIGIGILSGFFVVPMNALLQHRGHVLMSAGHSIAVQNFNENLSILTMLAVYSLMLRLQLDLQVIIILFGLFLAGTMVFIMRLHAANQREQDSLALIGEHKH comes from the coding sequence ATGAACCGTGGTTTCTATACCATCATGGCAGCGCAGTTCTTTTCGTCGCTGGCGGACAACGCATTGTTGTTCGTCGCGATCGACCTGCTCACCAGGATGCACTCGCCAGCGTGGATCACGCCGCTGCTGAAATTTCTGTTTGTCCTGTTCTACGTCCTGCTGGCCGCCTTCGTGGGCGCCTTCGCCGATTCGCTGCCCAAGGGCCGCGTCATGTTCATCGCGAACATGGTCAAGATCTTCGGCTGCGCGCTGCTGTTCGTGCAGATCCATCCGCTCGCCGCGTATGCGATCGTCGGCATCGGCGCCGCCATCTATTCGCCCGCCAAGTACGGCATCCTGACAGAGCTGCTGCCGCCGGAAAAACTGGTCGCGGCCAACGGCTGGATCGAAGGCCTGACGATTTCCTCGATCATCCTCGGCACCGTGATGGGCGGCGCGCTGGTGTCGGCCAAGGTCGGCGCGATGATGCTGGCCTTCGACTTCCCGCTCGGGGACACCGGCATCGACAGCGCCGCCGAAGCGGCGCTCTGCGTCGTCGCCGTGCTGTACGTCACCGCCGCGCTGTTCAACCTGCGCATTCCGCTGACCGGCAGCGTCTATCCGCACCAGGAGCGCAATCCGGCCCGCCTGATCGAGGACTTCGCCAACTGCTGCGTGATCCTGTGGAAGGACAAGCTGGGCCAGATCTCGCTCGCCGTCACCACGCTGTTCTGGGGCACCGGCGCCACGCTGCAGTTCATCGTGCTGGAGTGGGCCAAGCAATACCTGCACATGACGTATGAGAAGGCGACGACGATGGTGGGCCTGGTCGGCGTCGGCGTGACGGTTGGCGCCGTGCTGTCGGCCAAGTTCATCACGCTGCGCAAGTCGCTCTCCGTGATTCCGCTGGGCGTGGCGATGGGGTTCATGGTGATGGCGATGGCGTTCGTGCATAGCACGTGGATCGCCTACCCGATGCTGATCGGGATCGGCATCCTGTCCGGCTTCTTCGTCGTGCCGATGAACGCCCTGCTGCAGCACCGGGGCCACGTCCTGATGAGCGCGGGTCATTCGATCGCCGTGCAGAACTTCAACGAGAACCTGTCGATCCTGACGATGCTGGCCGTGTACTCGCTGATGCTGCGCCTGCAACTGGACCTGCAGGTCATCATCATCCTGTTTGGCCTGTTCCTGGCCGGCACCATGGTGTTCATCATGCGCCTGCATGCGGCCAACCAGCGCGAGCAGGATTCGCTCGCGCTGATCGGCGAGCACAAACACTGA
- a CDS encoding thioredoxin family protein: MHSTTLQADNRAEVAAALAQDHLIVACLCAAWCGTCASYRNAFEELAQRHPEKYFLWVDIEDHADLVGDLDVENFPTLLIQHHETVAFFGTMVPDPNVAHRLIQTIADTDPAELRRLADSTAERREWQRDCNLRVLMGE, translated from the coding sequence ATGCACAGCACTACCCTACAAGCCGACAACCGCGCCGAAGTGGCCGCCGCGCTGGCGCAGGACCACCTGATCGTGGCCTGCCTGTGCGCGGCCTGGTGCGGCACGTGCGCCAGCTACCGCAACGCCTTCGAGGAGCTGGCCCAGCGCCACCCCGAAAAATACTTCCTGTGGGTCGACATCGAGGACCACGCCGACCTGGTCGGCGACCTGGACGTCGAGAATTTCCCCACCCTCCTGATCCAGCACCACGAAACCGTCGCGTTCTTCGGCACGATGGTGCCCGACCCGAACGTCGCGCATCGCCTGATCCAGACGATTGCCGACACCGATCCGGCCGAGTTGCGCCGGCTGGCCGACAGTACCGCAGAGCGGCGCGAGTGGCAGCGCGATTGCAATTTGCGGGTGTTGATGGGGGAGTGA